A region of Haloplanus sp. XH21 DNA encodes the following proteins:
- the glnA2 gene encoding gamma-glutamylputrescine synthetase codes for MATNADVLQRADAEDVELVRIVFVNNSGVPRGRVVDAASLPGVLEEGANVTHAMQSFNALDRLAPDGRYGPAGEVRVVPDPETFTVLPYDDRAALLLAELHDLNGDPWAAGPRAQLRQYLEDLAAAGYAPELAYESEFYYTRTDDDGEAVPLDDSTCFSTDGMRSAHDVVLDTVDALKAQGMGLAAYYPEYGPGQQELVVDHDTGVAAADNHVRFAETVRAVAADHGLDATFRPKPFPELPGSGCHIHLSLWEGSENVFHDAAADGPYPLSEEGRFFVGGLLEHAPALVAVTAPTVESYDRLAPGMWSSAYTCWGEDNREAAVRVPSVDRSAPEATTRVEFKPADNTANPYLAQLALLAAGMDGIERRLDPGDPLNRDPGTLDESALAERGIERLPATLDEALDALESDDTIVSAMGDDLLGAYLEVKRSEWEQSTDEEGEWSSDYLDRAF; via the coding sequence ATGGCAACGAACGCGGACGTCCTCCAGCGGGCGGACGCCGAGGACGTGGAGCTGGTTCGCATCGTCTTCGTCAACAACAGCGGCGTGCCGCGGGGGCGGGTCGTCGACGCGGCGTCGCTACCGGGCGTCCTGGAGGAGGGGGCGAACGTCACGCACGCGATGCAGTCGTTCAACGCCCTCGACCGACTGGCGCCGGACGGGCGGTACGGTCCCGCCGGCGAGGTGCGCGTGGTGCCCGACCCGGAGACGTTCACCGTCCTGCCGTACGACGACCGGGCCGCCCTCCTGCTCGCGGAACTCCACGACCTGAACGGCGATCCGTGGGCCGCCGGACCGCGCGCGCAACTCCGGCAGTATCTGGAGGACCTGGCGGCCGCGGGCTACGCGCCCGAACTGGCCTACGAGAGCGAGTTCTACTACACCCGAACGGACGACGACGGCGAGGCAGTCCCGCTGGACGACAGCACCTGTTTCTCGACCGACGGCATGCGAAGCGCCCACGACGTCGTGCTCGACACCGTCGACGCGCTCAAGGCCCAGGGGATGGGGCTGGCGGCCTACTACCCCGAGTACGGCCCCGGCCAACAGGAACTCGTCGTCGACCACGACACCGGCGTCGCCGCCGCCGACAACCACGTCCGGTTCGCCGAGACGGTTCGCGCGGTGGCTGCCGACCACGGCCTCGACGCCACCTTCCGGCCGAAACCCTTCCCCGAACTGCCGGGGTCGGGGTGTCATATCCACCTCTCGCTGTGGGAGGGGAGCGAGAACGTCTTCCACGACGCCGCCGCCGACGGACCGTATCCGCTCTCCGAGGAGGGGCGGTTTTTCGTCGGCGGCCTCCTCGAACACGCGCCGGCGCTGGTCGCGGTGACGGCGCCGACCGTCGAGTCCTACGACCGTCTCGCGCCGGGGATGTGGTCGTCGGCCTACACCTGCTGGGGCGAAGACAACCGCGAAGCGGCCGTGCGCGTGCCGTCCGTCGACCGAAGCGCACCCGAAGCGACGACGCGCGTCGAGTTCAAACCCGCGGACAACACGGCCAACCCCTACCTCGCACAGTTGGCGTTGCTCGCGGCGGGAATGGACGGCATCGAGCGCCGTCTCGACCCCGGCGACCCGTTGAACCGCGACCCCGGAACGCTCGACGAGTCGGCACTGGCGGAGCGGGGTATCGAACGGCTGCCAGCGACGCTCGACGAGGCGCTGGACGCCCTCGAATCCGACGACACCATCGTCTCGGCGATGGGCGACGACCTGCTGGGTGCCTATCTCGAAGTCAAGCGGAGCGAGTGGGAACAGTCGACCGACGAGGAAGGCGAGTGGTCGTCGGACTATCTCGATCGGGCCTTCTGA
- a CDS encoding RtcB family protein codes for MTTREFDGVRLERVREFVWEIPREGDMRVPARVLASEALLEQIGDDKTLQQLKNATHLPGMTGQAICMPDGHQGYGFPVGGVGATDADHGCISPGAVGYDINCLPGDTDVRLSFGRRLPLETLRDRFENEEAAVATGEEVLSSDIRLFTESGEKPVYELETATGRQIEATGDHQFETPDGMVRVEDLSPSDTVYTHPFGGLEHEDPEAFTVLSEADFADENPQIRRVLKDRGLLPLRSTDDEFNRLLKIIGFLLGDGSYGGEGQTWFYGDPEELEEIRDDVRAIGFTPSKIYERDRSHDIDGNTFDRTAYSFKTTSRALRRVFVELGVPEGPKVSSGFSTPEYLGQLTDWQRALFYSAYFGAEMNAPAAQHDKTLYCPKVSQTRTVDTEAAGRAFFEDMAAFLDGIGIETNEIEAFETDSNSSEPTVRLRLGIKNGSENLIRFFSRVGYRYHPEKQRQAMVAIQYLRAKEREISRREAIAAEAKALADGGTDVSEIAERFGINDRFVERSVWSGRDSRPRPGGDFPGFDEFRAETDVRPDGAVATKLEAIRDAGTKPVYDIGVTHDAHTFLANGFVVSNCGVRMMKTNLTYADIQGREEELVEALFANVPTGLGGGGVVQGDMDTVEAVLDRGVDWAVEEGWAVPADLEHCEDEGRRPDADPSAVSKKAKDRGKNQLGSLGSGNHFLEVQRVTDIYRDDVADAYGLEPDQIVVLIHCGSRGLGHQTCTDYLRRIEKRHGDLLATLPDKELAAAPAGSELAEEYYGAMCACINFAWVNRQLVMHRTRQVFERVFDRSWESMEMDLLYDVAHNIAKKETHTVGVDPQGRPVGGGEAADGEDRELFVHRKGATRAFPAGHPEVPAAYRDVGQPIIIPGSMGAGSYVLRGGEESMNLTFGSTAHGAGRLMSRTQAKQEFWGETVQEELREQEHVYVKAQSGATVAEEAPGVYKDVDEVVRVSDALGIGDRVARTYPVCNIKG; via the coding sequence ATGACCACACGCGAGTTCGACGGCGTCCGCCTCGAACGAGTTCGGGAGTTCGTCTGGGAGATCCCGCGGGAGGGCGACATGCGCGTCCCCGCCCGCGTCCTGGCGAGCGAGGCGTTGCTCGAACAGATCGGCGACGACAAGACGCTCCAGCAGTTGAAGAACGCGACCCACCTGCCGGGGATGACCGGACAGGCCATCTGTATGCCCGACGGTCACCAGGGGTACGGCTTCCCCGTCGGCGGCGTCGGGGCGACGGACGCCGATCACGGCTGTATTTCGCCGGGAGCGGTCGGCTATGACATCAACTGCTTGCCGGGGGATACCGATGTCAGGCTCTCGTTCGGGCGGCGGCTACCGCTCGAAACGCTCCGAGATCGGTTCGAGAACGAGGAGGCGGCCGTCGCGACGGGCGAGGAGGTGCTCTCGTCGGATATTCGACTGTTCACCGAATCCGGCGAGAAACCAGTGTACGAACTCGAAACGGCGACCGGACGTCAGATCGAAGCGACTGGTGATCATCAGTTCGAGACGCCGGACGGGATGGTTCGCGTCGAGGACCTCTCGCCGAGCGATACGGTGTATACTCATCCGTTCGGGGGGCTGGAGCATGAGGATCCCGAGGCGTTCACCGTCCTTTCCGAGGCGGATTTCGCCGACGAGAACCCGCAGATACGCCGGGTACTGAAAGACCGCGGGCTGCTCCCGTTGCGGTCGACCGACGACGAGTTCAATCGCCTGCTCAAAATCATCGGATTCCTCCTCGGAGATGGGTCCTACGGCGGTGAGGGTCAGACGTGGTTCTACGGCGACCCCGAGGAACTAGAGGAGATTCGAGACGACGTTCGAGCCATCGGGTTCACGCCGTCGAAAATCTACGAACGCGACCGGTCTCACGACATCGATGGCAACACGTTCGACCGCACGGCGTACAGTTTCAAGACGACCTCGAGGGCCCTTCGGCGCGTGTTCGTCGAATTGGGCGTTCCGGAAGGGCCGAAGGTGTCGTCTGGGTTCTCAACCCCGGAGTATCTCGGCCAACTCACGGACTGGCAACGGGCGCTCTTCTACTCGGCGTACTTCGGCGCCGAGATGAACGCGCCGGCCGCCCAGCACGACAAGACCCTGTACTGTCCGAAAGTGTCCCAGACTCGGACCGTCGACACGGAAGCGGCGGGGCGTGCGTTCTTCGAGGATATGGCGGCGTTCCTCGATGGAATCGGTATCGAGACCAACGAGATCGAGGCGTTCGAGACCGACTCGAACAGTTCGGAACCGACCGTTCGCCTCAGACTGGGGATCAAAAACGGCTCCGAGAACTTGATTCGGTTCTTCAGCCGTGTCGGCTACCGCTACCACCCCGAAAAGCAGCGGCAGGCGATGGTGGCCATTCAGTATCTCCGAGCGAAGGAACGAGAGATTTCACGGCGAGAAGCTATCGCTGCCGAGGCGAAGGCACTCGCCGATGGAGGAACTGACGTCTCCGAAATCGCGGAGCGATTCGGCATCAACGACCGGTTCGTCGAACGGAGCGTCTGGAGCGGTCGAGATAGCCGGCCACGACCGGGGGGCGATTTCCCCGGCTTCGACGAGTTCCGCGCCGAAACTGACGTGCGGCCCGACGGTGCGGTGGCGACCAAGCTCGAAGCGATTCGCGACGCAGGGACCAAGCCCGTGTACGACATCGGCGTCACCCATGACGCGCATACGTTCCTCGCGAACGGGTTCGTTGTCTCGAACTGTGGCGTCAGGATGATGAAAACAAACCTCACCTACGCCGACATCCAGGGCCGCGAGGAGGAGCTCGTCGAGGCCCTGTTCGCGAACGTCCCCACGGGCCTCGGCGGCGGCGGCGTCGTCCAGGGCGACATGGACACCGTGGAGGCGGTCCTCGACCGCGGCGTCGACTGGGCGGTCGAGGAGGGGTGGGCCGTCCCCGCGGACCTCGAACACTGCGAGGACGAGGGGCGGCGCCCCGACGCCGATCCCAGCGCGGTGTCGAAGAAGGCGAAAGACCGGGGCAAGAATCAGCTCGGGAGCCTGGGCAGCGGCAACCACTTCCTCGAAGTCCAGCGCGTGACGGACATCTACCGCGACGACGTGGCCGACGCGTACGGCCTCGAACCCGACCAGATCGTCGTCCTCATCCACTGCGGGAGCCGCGGCCTGGGTCACCAGACCTGCACCGACTACCTCCGTCGCATCGAGAAGCGCCATGGCGATCTGTTGGCGACGCTGCCCGACAAAGAACTCGCGGCCGCGCCCGCCGGCTCCGAACTCGCCGAGGAGTATTACGGCGCGATGTGTGCCTGCATCAACTTCGCGTGGGTGAACCGCCAACTCGTCATGCACCGCACTCGACAGGTGTTCGAGCGCGTGTTCGACCGCTCGTGGGAGTCGATGGAGATGGACCTGCTGTACGACGTGGCCCACAACATCGCGAAAAAGGAGACCCACACCGTCGGGGTCGACCCGCAGGGGCGACCGGTAGGAGGCGGCGAAGCCGCCGACGGCGAGGACCGCGAACTCTTCGTCCACCGCAAGGGGGCGACGCGGGCGTTCCCCGCCGGCCACCCCGAGGTGCCCGCGGCCTACCGCGACGTGGGACAACCGATCATCATCCCCGGGAGCATGGGCGCCGGGAGCTACGTCCTCCGCGGCGGCGAGGAGTCGATGAATCTCACGTTCGGGTCGACGGCTCACGGCGCCGGGCGCCTGATGAGTCGAACGCAAGCGAAACAGGAGTTCTGGGGCGAGACGGTTCAGGAGGAACTCCGCGAGCAGGAGCACGTGTACGTCAAGGCCCAGAGTGGCGCGACCGTCGCGGAGGAGGCCCCGGGCGTCTACAAGGACGTCGACGAGGTGGTGCGCGTCTCGGACGCTCTCGGCATCGGCGACCGCGTGGCGCGCACCTACCCGGTCTGTAACATCAAGGGTTAG
- a CDS encoding DoxX family protein, whose translation MARNTLESTILGRDIEFEYAEHWVGYSLFLLRLVMGWTLFQGGITKVVTYLDADPSNNWTAAGYLTNLPEGNPFTTLFASMAGNPLIDMLNMWGLTLTGLAIILGAFLRWSAFWGAVMMLFYWLASLQGGLLAGLPIAHGWVVDDHLVYVILLFGLGAFGAGRILGVDAVLEDTSVVRNHPWLKYLLG comes from the coding sequence ATGGCTAGAAATACGCTCGAATCAACGATCCTCGGACGCGACATCGAGTTCGAATACGCCGAGCACTGGGTCGGTTACTCGCTGTTCTTGCTCCGCCTCGTGATGGGATGGACACTGTTCCAGGGCGGCATCACGAAAGTCGTCACGTATCTGGACGCCGATCCGTCGAACAACTGGACTGCGGCGGGCTATCTCACCAACCTCCCCGAGGGCAACCCGTTCACGACGCTGTTCGCGAGCATGGCGGGCAACCCCCTCATCGACATGCTGAACATGTGGGGGCTGACGCTGACGGGCCTGGCGATCATCCTCGGCGCGTTCCTCCGCTGGAGCGCGTTCTGGGGCGCCGTGATGATGCTGTTCTACTGGCTGGCGTCGCTACAGGGTGGCCTGCTCGCCGGCCTCCCCATCGCCCACGGCTGGGTCGTCGACGACCATCTCGTCTACGTCATCCTCCTGTTCGGCCTCGGCGCGTTCGGGGCCGGGCGCATCCTCGGTGTCGACGCGGTGCTCGAAGACACGAGCGTCGTGCGGAACCACCCCTGGCTCAAATACCTCCTCGGGTAG
- a CDS encoding ring-cleaving dioxygenase produces MADITPTPGIHHVTCIAGDPQRNLDFWVETLGLRLVKRSINQDDTSTYHFFFADAEGTPGTSMTFFPWSGMSRGKVGSGQVSRTAFRVPEGSLDYWEERFDRHGVDYDDRLERFGEPVLPFRDPDGLPVELVEVEIPETDPTTPWTAFVPAEHAIRGFHSVTLWLADPTPTQDLLRTMGLDKVGTEQAAGDFPGDERTRFAADGPVGTYVDILPTIESGRQGHGTVHHVAFQTPTDADQEAMRDAVRSAGLNPTPQIDRHWFRSVYVREFNGVLFELATSGPGYTSDEPLADLGGRLVLPGEFESRRERIEAGLPDVTVPQAETPDAD; encoded by the coding sequence ATGGCAGACATCACTCCCACACCAGGCATTCACCACGTCACGTGCATCGCGGGCGACCCCCAGCGAAATCTCGACTTCTGGGTCGAGACGCTCGGCCTACGACTCGTCAAGCGCTCGATCAACCAGGACGACACCAGCACCTACCACTTCTTCTTCGCGGACGCGGAGGGGACGCCGGGAACGAGCATGACCTTCTTCCCGTGGTCGGGGATGTCCCGCGGCAAGGTCGGCTCCGGGCAGGTGTCCCGGACGGCGTTTCGCGTCCCCGAGGGGAGCCTCGACTACTGGGAGGAGCGCTTCGACCGACACGGCGTCGACTACGACGACCGCCTCGAGCGGTTCGGCGAGCCGGTCCTGCCCTTCCGCGACCCGGACGGTCTCCCGGTCGAACTGGTCGAAGTCGAAATCCCCGAGACCGACCCCACCACCCCGTGGACGGCGTTCGTCCCCGCGGAACACGCCATCCGCGGGTTCCATTCGGTGACGCTCTGGCTGGCCGATCCCACGCCCACGCAGGACTTGCTTCGGACGATGGGTCTCGACAAGGTCGGCACCGAACAGGCCGCCGGCGATTTCCCGGGCGACGAGCGGACCCGCTTCGCCGCGGACGGACCGGTCGGGACGTACGTCGACATCCTCCCGACCATCGAGAGCGGTCGGCAAGGGCACGGGACGGTTCACCACGTCGCCTTCCAGACGCCGACCGACGCGGACCAGGAGGCGATGCGCGACGCCGTCCGGTCGGCGGGGCTGAATCCGACGCCACAGATCGACCGCCACTGGTTCCGATCCGTGTACGTCCGCGAGTTCAACGGCGTCCTGTTCGAACTCGCCACCAGCGGTCCGGGCTACACCAGCGACGAACCGCTCGCCGACCTCGGCGGCCGACTCGTGTTACCAGGGGAGTTCGAGAGCCGACGCGAGCGGATCGAAGCCGGACTGCCGGACGTGACGGTTCCACAGGCGGAGACGCCCGACGCCGACTGA
- a CDS encoding ATP-binding protein, producing the protein MSDLGDFTAVDPDDAAGEGDDGDDFDDLEVAPAGSDHGLGSISVSQGLRVAEDGDDTALKAFVTSDNRESVRLGKYVLVPYPDDEALFCRITALEYAQEFEADDATEIHARRAMRRDDFTERDYKFVATLDPVAVLFEDGDELQRRMTDRVPKPGAVVGEATDAAEIKTGLAIPADGVFLGHLSVGGETVRTAATPPTIDYRLKDDYADGDPLVFRHTLVAGGTGSGKTHASKNVLRQYLDSSYAMDDGREVQTAVVQFDPQDEYAQMHDDNPDLTDDDRRRLEREGIAYGGHDDTVALVPEVDGASYGGGGHRAEQVPFTIPFRMVRRRPWLVAGARLNDNQYQALDYLLGRFFDDYGPDATYDAFTTYLDDPALREELDESGRVHEATFDAVRRRALGSAFNRVFDQDARSVTDLVHELVRPGGLTVVPTYHVNDSRATELVVLAVASLLVDEKLSNDPSHDRIKETPLIVGMDEAHNFLTDAESVQARKVIGKFTEAAKQGRKERLGLFLITQDPQDIADSVFKQVNTKLVLNLGDEDAIGSVNIPPALEDKVPYMKQGQMVVYSPDNSEPVELTGLSTCVTRHGD; encoded by the coding sequence ATGTCCGACCTCGGCGATTTTACGGCGGTCGACCCCGACGACGCGGCGGGGGAGGGAGACGACGGTGACGACTTCGACGACCTGGAGGTCGCCCCGGCGGGGAGCGACCACGGTCTCGGTTCGATTTCCGTCTCCCAGGGCCTCCGCGTCGCGGAGGACGGCGACGACACGGCGCTCAAGGCCTTCGTCACGAGCGACAACCGCGAGTCCGTGCGCCTGGGCAAGTACGTTCTCGTGCCCTACCCCGACGACGAAGCCCTCTTCTGTCGCATCACCGCGCTGGAGTACGCCCAGGAGTTCGAGGCCGACGACGCGACGGAGATTCACGCCCGCCGGGCGATGCGTCGCGACGACTTCACCGAGCGCGACTACAAGTTCGTGGCGACGCTCGACCCCGTGGCCGTCCTGTTCGAAGACGGTGACGAGTTACAGCGGCGGATGACCGACCGCGTGCCGAAACCCGGGGCCGTCGTCGGCGAGGCGACCGACGCCGCGGAGATCAAGACGGGACTGGCCATCCCCGCCGACGGCGTCTTCCTCGGCCACCTCTCCGTCGGCGGCGAGACGGTACGCACCGCGGCGACGCCGCCGACCATCGACTACCGCCTGAAGGACGACTACGCCGACGGCGACCCCCTCGTCTTCCGGCACACCCTCGTCGCCGGCGGCACCGGGTCGGGGAAGACCCACGCCTCGAAGAACGTCCTCCGGCAGTATCTGGACTCGTCGTACGCGATGGACGACGGGCGCGAGGTACAAACGGCAGTGGTCCAGTTCGACCCCCAGGACGAGTACGCCCAGATGCACGACGACAACCCCGACCTCACCGACGACGACCGGCGCCGCCTCGAGCGCGAGGGCATCGCCTACGGCGGCCACGACGACACCGTCGCCCTCGTGCCCGAAGTCGACGGCGCGTCCTACGGCGGTGGCGGCCACCGCGCCGAACAGGTGCCCTTCACCATTCCCTTCCGGATGGTCCGCCGCCGGCCGTGGCTGGTCGCGGGCGCCCGCCTCAACGACAACCAGTATCAGGCGCTCGACTACCTGCTCGGTCGCTTCTTCGACGACTACGGCCCCGACGCCACCTACGATGCGTTCACGACGTATCTCGACGACCCGGCGCTCCGCGAGGAACTCGACGAGTCGGGGCGGGTCCACGAGGCGACGTTCGACGCCGTGCGCCGGCGGGCGCTGGGGAGCGCGTTCAACCGCGTCTTCGATCAGGACGCCCGCTCCGTCACCGACCTCGTGCACGAACTCGTCCGGCCCGGCGGGTTGACCGTCGTGCCGACCTACCACGTCAACGACTCGCGGGCGACGGAACTGGTCGTCCTCGCCGTCGCCAGCCTGCTCGTCGACGAGAAACTGTCGAACGACCCGTCCCACGACCGCATCAAGGAGACGCCGCTGATTGTCGGCATGGACGAGGCCCACAACTTCCTGACGGACGCCGAGAGCGTCCAGGCCCGCAAGGTCATCGGCAAGTTCACCGAGGCGGCCAAGCAGGGCCGGAAGGAACGCCTCGGCCTCTTTCTCATCACGCAGGACCCGCAGGACATCGCGGATTCGGTGTTCAAGCAGGTGAACACGAAGCTCGTGCTCAACCTGGGCGACGAGGACGCCATCGGAAGCGTGAACATCCCGCCGGCGCTCGAAGATAAGGTGCCCTACATGAAACAGGGGCAGATGGTGGTCTACTCGCCGGACAACTCCGAACCGGTCGAACTCACGGGGCTGTCGACGTGTGTGACGCGGCACGGCGATTAA
- a CDS encoding LSM domain-containing protein: MGGRPLDVLEASLDEEVTVHLKDGRAFYGALGGYDQHMNVVLEPADEADEDVLGELDVEQIDNTTIIRGDNVVTIRT, encoded by the coding sequence ATGGGCGGACGACCCCTCGACGTGCTGGAGGCCTCGCTAGACGAAGAAGTGACCGTACACCTCAAGGACGGCCGCGCGTTTTACGGTGCCCTCGGAGGCTACGACCAGCACATGAACGTCGTGCTCGAACCGGCCGACGAGGCCGACGAGGACGTCCTCGGTGAACTGGACGTCGAGCAGATAGACAACACAACGATTATACGCGGCGACAACGTCGTGACGATACGAACATGA
- a CDS encoding archease: protein MPYELRPHTADVAVEATGDTLGDTFAAAADGLAAATCDDIPDTGERFTLTVRAEGLEALLFDYLDQLIYERDVRGVLPVDNEARVRETDDEWVVEGSARGVPFEDVDARDVKAVTYSEMRIERVDDGWEAYVVLDV from the coding sequence ATGCCCTACGAACTCCGCCCCCACACCGCCGACGTGGCCGTCGAAGCGACCGGCGACACCCTCGGCGACACCTTCGCCGCGGCCGCCGACGGCCTCGCGGCCGCCACCTGCGACGACATTCCGGACACTGGCGAGCGGTTCACGCTCACCGTCCGCGCCGAGGGACTGGAGGCCTTACTCTTCGATTATCTCGATCAACTCATCTACGAACGCGACGTGCGGGGCGTCCTCCCGGTCGACAACGAGGCGCGCGTTCGGGAGACGGACGACGAGTGGGTCGTCGAGGGGAGCGCCCGTGGCGTCCCGTTCGAGGATGTCGACGCGCGCGATGTCAAGGCGGTGACCTACTCCGAGATGCGTATCGAACGCGTCGACGACGGGTGGGAGGCGTACGTGGTGTTGGATGTCTGA
- the purF gene encoding amidophosphoribosyltransferase — MTEKCGVVGVSLTERDAARPLYYSLYALQHRGQESAGIVTHDGFQQHSRVEMGLVGDVFDADDLSQLNGPTGIGHVRYPTSGGVNACCAQPFSVSFKSGSLGLAHNGNLVNAGEIRSELEGLGHAFTSNGDTEVIAHDLARNLLEEDLVRAVKRTMGRIHGSYALTIMHDETVLGVRDPEGNRPLCIGELDDGYVIASESAAIDVLDGELVRDVRPGELVVLEDDGSGFESYQLVERDDTAHCFFEHVYFARPDSVIDDGLVYEVRRNLGRELWAESGIETDVVMPVPDSGRSFASGYAEAANDDGADVEFAEGLMKNRYVGRTFIMPTQDERERAVRLKLNPIRSTVEGKTVTIIDDSIVRGTTSTQLVDLIREAGAEEVHVRIGAPPIVAPCYMGIDMASRDELIAADQSVDDIREHIGADSLSYLSIDAIAATLDRSRGDLCLGCVTGEYPYDIEGEQTDRDVTRPAVGGESAPADD; from the coding sequence ATGACCGAGAAGTGTGGCGTCGTGGGCGTTTCCCTCACGGAGCGCGACGCCGCGCGTCCCCTCTATTACTCGCTGTATGCGTTACAGCATCGGGGACAGGAGTCGGCCGGCATCGTGACACACGACGGCTTCCAACAGCACAGTCGCGTCGAGATGGGCCTCGTCGGCGACGTGTTCGACGCCGACGACCTCTCACAGTTGAACGGGCCGACGGGCATCGGGCACGTCCGCTACCCCACCTCGGGAGGCGTCAACGCGTGTTGCGCCCAGCCCTTTTCCGTCTCCTTCAAGTCGGGGTCGCTCGGCCTGGCGCACAACGGCAATCTCGTCAACGCCGGAGAGATCCGGTCCGAACTCGAGGGGCTCGGTCACGCCTTCACCTCCAACGGCGACACCGAGGTCATCGCCCACGACCTCGCGCGCAACCTGCTGGAGGAGGATCTGGTCCGGGCGGTCAAGCGGACGATGGGACGCATCCACGGGTCGTACGCGCTGACCATCATGCACGACGAAACCGTCCTCGGCGTTCGGGATCCGGAGGGCAACCGCCCGCTCTGTATCGGGGAACTCGACGACGGCTACGTCATCGCCTCGGAGTCGGCGGCAATCGACGTCCTCGACGGCGAACTGGTTCGCGACGTGCGGCCGGGCGAACTCGTCGTCCTCGAAGACGACGGCAGCGGCTTCGAATCCTATCAACTGGTCGAACGCGACGACACCGCCCACTGCTTTTTCGAACACGTCTACTTCGCGCGCCCCGACTCCGTCATCGACGACGGCCTCGTCTACGAGGTGCGCCGAAACCTCGGGCGCGAACTCTGGGCGGAGAGCGGCATCGAGACGGACGTGGTAATGCCCGTCCCAGACTCCGGCCGCTCCTTCGCCTCGGGCTACGCCGAGGCCGCGAACGACGACGGCGCCGACGTGGAGTTCGCGGAGGGCCTGATGAAAAACCGGTACGTCGGCCGGACGTTCATCATGCCGACGCAGGACGAACGCGAACGCGCAGTGCGACTCAAACTCAACCCGATCCGGAGCACCGTCGAGGGCAAGACGGTCACTATCATCGACGACAGCATCGTGCGTGGGACGACATCGACGCAGTTGGTCGACCTCATCCGCGAGGCGGGCGCCGAGGAGGTCCACGTCCGCATCGGCGCGCCGCCCATCGTCGCGCCCTGTTACATGGGTATCGACATGGCGAGCCGTGACGAACTCATCGCCGCCGATCAGAGCGTCGACGACATCCGCGAGCACATCGGTGCCGACAGCCTCTCCTATCTCTCCATCGACGCCATCGCCGCCACCCTCGACCGCTCGCGCGGTGATCTCTGTCTCGGCTGTGTGACCGGCGAATACCCCTACGATATCGAGGGCGAACAGACCGATCGCGACGTGACCCGCCCTGCTGTCGGCGGCGAGTCCGCGCCCGCGGACGACTGA
- a CDS encoding 50S ribosomal protein L37e — MTGAGTPSQGKKNKTTHVKCRRCGEKSYHSRKKVCSSCGFGKSAKRRDYEWQSKADE; from the coding sequence ATGACGGGAGCAGGCACGCCGTCTCAGGGCAAGAAGAACAAGACGACGCACGTCAAGTGCCGACGCTGCGGCGAGAAATCCTACCATTCGCGAAAGAAGGTCTGCTCGTCGTGTGGCTTCGGCAAGTCGGCCAAACGCCGCGACTACGAGTGGCAGAGCAAGGCCGACGAATAA